The Catenuloplanes niger genome includes a window with the following:
- a CDS encoding chemotaxis protein CheW, producing the protein MSDVSTMPAAARAGSGRYLTFTLNDEAYALNIFHVLEILEYRNLTVVPMMPSFIRGVINLRGRAVPVIDLAIRFERGTTTVRRRTSIIIVHIDATGLEPGPGGTDGDGGQDLGILVDSVNKVVALGEDDIEPAPSFGSGIRADYISGMARRDGDFLILLDVGNVLSISDMVSLGEAARARGRVTESDEPADEGN; encoded by the coding sequence GTGAGCGACGTTTCCACCATGCCGGCGGCGGCGCGGGCCGGGTCCGGCCGCTATCTGACGTTCACGCTCAACGACGAGGCGTACGCGCTCAACATCTTCCACGTGCTGGAGATCCTCGAGTACCGCAACCTCACGGTGGTGCCGATGATGCCGTCGTTCATCCGCGGCGTGATCAACCTGCGCGGCCGGGCGGTGCCGGTGATCGACCTCGCCATCCGGTTCGAGCGCGGCACCACCACGGTCCGGCGCCGGACCAGCATCATCATCGTGCACATCGACGCGACCGGCCTCGAGCCCGGCCCCGGCGGCACCGACGGCGACGGCGGACAGGACCTCGGCATCCTGGTCGACTCGGTCAACAAGGTGGTCGCGCTCGGCGAGGACGACATCGAACCGGCGCCCAGCTTCGGCTCCGGGATCCGGGCCGACTACATCAGCGGCATGGCTCGCCGCGACGGAGACTTCCTGATTCTTCTGGATGTCGGCAACGTTCTGTCGATCAGTGACATGGTCAGCTTGGGCGAGGCAGCCCGGGCGCGCGGCCGTGTCACCGAGTCCGACGAACCAGCCGACGAAGGAAACTGA
- a CDS encoding CheR family methyltransferase, translated as MQQSLTSRPIGPDEFAYITGLLYRETGIRMTPGKESLVTGRLDKRLRALGLSGYGEYVRYLRGQADNGPELRQLINLLTTNETFFFREQQHFDFIRDTVLPARDRSRPFRLWSAASSTGEEAYTAAMVLSESLPDQRWEIVGTDISTRVVEGAQLGIYPLTAADKIPRQLLRKYCLRGRDEYDGSMAVARPLRQQVSFRRHNLMENLEHLGRFDVIMLRNVMIYFDPETKRQLIGRLQEMLQPDGYLIVGRSESLNSIPSKLVMVEPSIYRIPGQQRG; from the coding sequence ATGCAGCAGTCGCTCACCAGCCGGCCCATCGGCCCGGACGAGTTCGCCTACATCACCGGCCTGCTCTACCGGGAGACCGGCATCCGGATGACGCCCGGCAAGGAATCCCTGGTCACCGGCCGCCTGGACAAGCGGCTGCGCGCACTCGGCCTGAGCGGATACGGCGAGTACGTGCGCTACCTGCGCGGACAGGCGGACAACGGGCCGGAGCTCCGCCAGCTGATCAACCTGCTCACCACGAACGAGACGTTCTTCTTCCGCGAGCAGCAGCACTTCGACTTCATCCGCGACACGGTGCTGCCGGCCCGGGATCGCAGCCGGCCGTTCCGGCTGTGGAGCGCGGCCAGCTCCACCGGCGAGGAGGCGTACACCGCGGCCATGGTGCTCTCCGAGTCGCTGCCGGACCAGCGCTGGGAGATCGTCGGCACGGACATCTCCACCCGCGTGGTCGAGGGCGCGCAACTCGGCATCTACCCGCTCACCGCGGCCGACAAGATCCCGCGTCAGCTGCTGCGGAAGTACTGCCTGCGCGGCCGGGACGAGTACGACGGCAGCATGGCGGTCGCCCGTCCACTGCGCCAGCAGGTCAGCTTCCGCCGGCACAACCTGATGGAGAACCTCGAGCACCTCGGCCGGTTCGACGTCATCATGCTGCGCAACGTCATGATCTACTTCGACCCGGAGACGAAGCGGCAGCTGATCGGGCGCCTGCAGGAGATGCTGCAGCCGGACGGATACCTGATCGTCGGCCGGTCCGAGTCACTGAACTCGATCCCGTCGAAGCTGGTCATGGTCGAACCGTCGATTTACCGGATCCCCGGGCAGCAGCGTGGCTAG
- a CDS encoding chemotaxis protein CheD, whose product MASLVEVVLNPGEFCFGDAGTRIHTLLGSCVSITLWHPRRRVGGMCHYMLPVRRLPGAAGPLDGRYADHAVRMFLHEIGRHGTRPSEYVARMFGGGNQFPPAQRRGRAPDVARDNIDAGLALLDRHGFHLAETHLGGRGARRLSFDVATGEVELHATSRRAP is encoded by the coding sequence GTGGCTAGCCTCGTGGAGGTGGTGCTCAACCCGGGCGAGTTCTGCTTCGGCGACGCCGGGACCCGGATCCACACGCTGCTCGGGTCGTGCGTGTCGATCACGCTCTGGCATCCGCGGCGCCGGGTCGGCGGCATGTGCCACTACATGCTGCCCGTGCGCCGGCTGCCCGGCGCGGCCGGCCCGCTCGACGGACGGTACGCCGACCACGCGGTACGGATGTTCCTGCACGAGATCGGCCGGCACGGCACCCGCCCGTCGGAGTACGTGGCCCGGATGTTCGGCGGCGGCAACCAGTTCCCGCCGGCGCAGCGCCGCGGCCGCGCGCCGGACGTCGCCCGGGACAACATCGACGCCGGGCTCGCGCTGCTCGACCGGCACGGCTTCCACCTGGCCGAGACGCACCTCGGCGGGCGCGGCGCGCGCCGGCTCTCGTTCGACGTGGCCACCGGTGAGGTGGAGTTGCACGCGACGTCCCGGCGGGCGCCATGA
- a CDS encoding protein-glutamate methylesterase/protein-glutamine glutaminase, producing MPGRAIGVLIVDDSAVVRQALTARLAASPGIEVIGAVADPVFAMAHMNRAWPDVVVLDLEMPRMDGLTFLKKIMAVRPTPVVVCSALTAHGAETAVEALAAGAVAVIPRPVTGLKQFVETQFSDIVAAVRAAALGGQRGRASVPPHDVDLALAPAGGRAAPAPTRAVAATRLGSPPPATRLAPFLTPPDPRFAPPAVPATRLGSPPAAPAVVLDPPHLTDLPGHKANKAVVSAERVVAIGTSTGGTKALEVVLPALPRSVPGVVIVQHMPERFTAAFAQRLDTMCRVRVREAADGDEVLPGNVLVAPGGRHMELIRMGSGYRVRVFDAPPVNRHRPSVDVLFRSVARAAGNAALGVIMTGMGDDGARGLLEMHRAGAFTVAQDEATCVVHGMPHEAVTLGAVDREAPLGSIAEVIHRYG from the coding sequence GTGCCCGGGCGGGCCATCGGCGTGCTGATCGTCGACGACTCCGCGGTGGTGCGGCAGGCGCTGACCGCGCGGCTGGCGGCGAGCCCGGGCATCGAGGTGATCGGCGCGGTCGCCGACCCGGTCTTCGCGATGGCCCACATGAACCGGGCGTGGCCGGACGTGGTGGTGCTGGACCTGGAGATGCCCCGGATGGACGGGCTGACGTTCCTCAAGAAGATCATGGCGGTACGGCCGACGCCGGTCGTCGTCTGCTCCGCGCTGACGGCCCACGGTGCCGAGACCGCCGTGGAGGCGCTCGCGGCCGGCGCGGTGGCGGTGATCCCACGGCCGGTCACCGGGCTGAAGCAGTTCGTCGAGACGCAGTTCTCCGACATCGTGGCGGCGGTGCGCGCCGCCGCGCTCGGTGGGCAGCGGGGACGCGCATCCGTACCGCCGCATGACGTTGATCTGGCTCTTGCGCCCGCCGGTGGTCGTGCGGCGCCGGCGCCGACGCGCGCCGTGGCCGCCACGCGGCTCGGGTCACCGCCCCCGGCCACCCGGCTCGCGCCGTTCCTGACCCCGCCGGACCCGCGGTTCGCGCCGCCGGCCGTGCCGGCCACGCGGCTCGGGTCGCCACCGGCCGCGCCCGCCGTCGTGCTCGACCCGCCCCACCTGACCGATCTGCCGGGACACAAAGCGAACAAGGCGGTCGTCAGCGCGGAACGGGTCGTGGCGATCGGGACGTCGACCGGCGGCACGAAGGCGCTGGAGGTCGTGCTGCCGGCGCTGCCGCGGTCGGTGCCCGGCGTGGTGATCGTGCAGCACATGCCGGAGCGGTTCACGGCCGCGTTCGCGCAGCGACTGGACACGATGTGCCGGGTGCGCGTGCGCGAGGCCGCGGACGGCGACGAGGTGCTGCCCGGGAACGTGCTGGTCGCGCCGGGTGGGCGGCACATGGAGTTGATCAGGATGGGTAGTGGTTACCGGGTGCGCGTCTTCGACGCCCCACCGGTCAACCGGCACCGGCCCTCGGTCGACGTGCTGTTCCGGTCCGTCGCCCGGGCGGCCGGCAACGCGGCACTCGGCGTGATCATGACGGGCATGGGCGACGACGGCGCCCGCGGCCTGCTGGAGATGCACCGGGCCGGCGCGTTCACGGTCGCGCAGGACGAGGCGACGTGCGTGGTGCACGGCATGCCGCACGAGGCCGTCACGCTCGGCGCCGTCGACCGGGAGGCGCCGCTCGGATCCATCGCGGAGGTGATCCACCGGTATGGCTGA
- a CDS encoding methyl-accepting chemotaxis protein, with protein sequence MAEMLWVLLGVCAGGAAGYGLGRRRAPTAVAASQPAHQHLHSVSRLAGSLVPVWSAQLTSSRTQMETAVGTLTERFAEIVENLDTVLESSTGVLDEGQGGTFDRSRERLGGVVGTLDDALSSKRATVAELRTLLAFNDELRQMSGEVTAIAAQTNLLALNASIEAARIGRAGAAFGVVADEVRQLADRSAGTSERMASKVGHVESTIRTLLTHAEETAEREDEAVAGANAEVQAVLDDLQAVVAGFRDSSATLSRAATGIRGDISDSLVNLQFQDRVCQVLEHLQASIDRLPAVVEEAGERARTDAPPIDPDAVLGEMEASYTMAEEVDAHRSGSGAQVRDSEITFF encoded by the coding sequence ATGGCTGAGATGCTCTGGGTTCTGCTGGGCGTGTGCGCGGGTGGCGCGGCCGGCTACGGTCTCGGGCGGCGTCGCGCCCCCACGGCCGTCGCCGCCTCGCAGCCGGCCCACCAGCACCTGCACAGCGTCAGCCGGCTCGCCGGATCGCTGGTGCCGGTCTGGTCCGCGCAGCTCACGTCGTCGCGGACGCAGATGGAGACCGCGGTCGGCACGCTCACCGAACGGTTCGCCGAGATCGTCGAGAACCTCGACACCGTCCTCGAGTCGTCCACCGGCGTGCTCGACGAGGGTCAGGGCGGCACGTTCGACCGCAGCCGGGAACGGCTCGGCGGCGTGGTCGGCACGCTCGACGACGCGCTCTCCTCCAAGCGGGCGACCGTCGCGGAGCTGCGCACGCTGCTCGCGTTCAACGACGAGCTGCGCCAGATGTCCGGCGAGGTCACCGCGATCGCGGCGCAGACGAACCTGCTGGCGCTGAACGCGTCGATCGAGGCCGCCCGGATCGGCCGGGCCGGTGCCGCGTTCGGCGTGGTCGCGGACGAGGTGCGGCAGCTCGCCGACCGTTCCGCCGGCACCAGCGAGCGGATGGCCTCCAAGGTCGGGCACGTCGAGTCGACCATCAGGACGCTGCTCACCCACGCGGAGGAGACCGCGGAACGCGAGGACGAGGCGGTGGCCGGCGCGAACGCGGAGGTCCAGGCCGTCCTCGACGACCTGCAGGCCGTGGTCGCCGGTTTCCGGGACTCGTCCGCCACGCTGTCCCGCGCCGCGACCGGCATCCGCGGCGACATCAGCGACTCCCTGGTGAACCTGCAGTTCCAGGACCGGGTGTGCCAGGTGCTGGAACACCTCCAGGCCAGCATCGACCGGCTGCCGGCCGTGGTCGAGGAGGCGGGCGAACGCGCGCGCACGGACGCGCCGCCGATCGACCCGGACGCGGTCCTCGGCGAGATGGAGGCCAGTTACACCATGGCCGAGGAGGTGGACGCGCACCGGTCCGGATCCGGCGCACAGGTCCGCGACTCGGAGATCACGTTCTTCTAG
- a CDS encoding response regulator: MGKTILVVDDSASVRQVVSIALKGAGYDVLVGTDGKDALAKLDGRRVHLIISDVNMPNMDGITFVTEAKKLPAYKFTPIIMLTTESQEDKKRQAQAAGAKAWVTKPFQPEQMLAAVSKLIAP; encoded by the coding sequence ATGGGGAAGACCATTCTCGTGGTCGACGACTCCGCGTCGGTGCGGCAGGTGGTCAGCATCGCGCTCAAGGGCGCGGGCTACGACGTGCTGGTCGGCACGGACGGCAAGGACGCGCTGGCCAAGCTGGACGGGCGCCGCGTCCACCTGATCATCTCCGACGTGAACATGCCGAACATGGACGGCATCACGTTCGTGACCGAGGCGAAGAAGCTGCCCGCGTACAAGTTCACGCCGATCATCATGCTGACCACCGAGTCGCAGGAGGACAAGAAGCGCCAGGCGCAGGCCGCGGGCGCGAAGGCGTGGGTGACGAAACCGTTCCAGCCCGAGCAGATGCTCGCGGCCGTGAGCAAGCTGATCGCGCCGTGA
- a CDS encoding STAS domain-containing protein encodes MSTVELAGELTIHSAAEQAPRLLAALEEKSVLRVRLADVTEIDTAGLQILLLTRREAARIGSTVEFRDASPAVRESLAIVHLDPSLEALS; translated from the coding sequence ATGAGCACCGTGGAGCTCGCCGGCGAGCTGACCATCCACTCCGCGGCCGAACAGGCACCGCGACTGCTCGCCGCGCTGGAGGAGAAGAGCGTGCTGCGGGTACGGCTGGCGGACGTCACCGAGATCGACACGGCCGGGCTGCAGATTCTGTTGCTGACCCGGCGGGAGGCGGCCCGGATCGGGTCGACGGTCGAGTTCCGGGACGCGAGCCCGGCCGTCCGCGAGTCGCTGGCCATCGTCCACCTGGACCCGTCCCTGGAGGCGCTGTCGTGA
- a CDS encoding chemotaxis protein CheA yields the protein MSFSDDDATEALDIFITEARELLESLEEGLLGLETDPDATETVNAVFRSAHTLKGSAGLFGLSHLVSFTHVVETLLGHVREGEVRVTPELISALLPCADHIAGVISGVAEGRMSATPEEETAGAALLTRLTPFLPGSFAAAVPAAEVTDVATDPGARGWRLSLRFGPDCLRNGMDPLSFVRYLGTLGTLDRVAVDDSALPDAADMDPESSYLAFEIDLITDAPKAEIESVFEFVREDSDIRITPLAAASYVDYIEAMPQRDRLGDVLLESGAVTPSEIDTALRIQRERSLSVPIGQVLIEEGIADPAVVEAALSRQRKVADSRSGDTQTIRIDAARLDRLIDLVGELVIAQASTTMLAAGAEAQGEVTRLIDEVRHSALSLRMVPIGMTLRRFERVVRDVCVDLGKQVQLTITGGDAEMDKALVERISDPLLHLVRNSLDHGIEPPAERVRCGKPADGTLRLHAYHDAGNIVIEVADDGRGLDRDRIFAKAVDRGLVPATAALTDAEVYDLIFEPGFSTAETVSNLSGRGVGMDVVRRNVTALRGSIEVESVRGHGATIRIRLPLTLAIIDGFLVGVGPSSFIVPLDRVTECVELPPGPQGRDCMNLRGEVLPFIRLRQIFGIPGLPARRQNVVVVEQSGQRTGLVVDALLGEFQTVIKPLGPLFANLKGVSGSTILGNGDVALILDVGPLVSEHTDHERARQAVGVG from the coding sequence GTGAGTTTCTCCGACGATGACGCGACCGAAGCCCTGGACATCTTCATCACCGAGGCCCGGGAGCTGCTGGAGTCCCTGGAGGAGGGCCTGCTCGGGCTGGAGACGGACCCGGACGCCACCGAGACCGTGAACGCGGTGTTCCGGTCGGCGCACACGCTGAAGGGCTCGGCCGGGCTGTTCGGACTGTCACACCTGGTCAGCTTCACGCACGTGGTGGAGACGCTGCTCGGACACGTGCGCGAGGGCGAGGTCCGGGTCACGCCGGAGCTGATCAGCGCGCTGCTGCCGTGCGCGGACCACATCGCCGGGGTGATCTCCGGGGTCGCGGAGGGCCGGATGTCGGCCACCCCCGAGGAGGAGACCGCCGGCGCGGCGCTGCTGACCCGGCTCACGCCGTTCCTGCCGGGGTCGTTCGCGGCCGCCGTGCCCGCGGCCGAGGTCACCGACGTGGCCACCGATCCCGGCGCCCGGGGCTGGCGGCTGAGCCTGCGGTTCGGCCCGGACTGCCTGCGCAACGGCATGGATCCGCTGTCCTTCGTGCGCTACCTCGGCACGCTCGGCACGCTCGACCGGGTCGCGGTCGACGACTCCGCGCTGCCGGACGCGGCCGACATGGACCCGGAGAGCAGCTACCTCGCGTTCGAGATCGACCTGATCACGGACGCGCCGAAGGCGGAGATCGAGTCGGTCTTCGAGTTCGTCCGCGAGGACAGCGACATCCGGATCACGCCGCTGGCCGCCGCGTCCTACGTGGACTACATCGAGGCGATGCCGCAGCGGGACCGGCTCGGCGACGTACTCCTGGAGAGCGGCGCGGTCACCCCGAGCGAGATCGACACCGCGCTGCGGATCCAGCGCGAGCGCTCGCTGTCCGTACCCATCGGCCAGGTCCTGATCGAGGAGGGCATCGCCGACCCGGCCGTGGTCGAGGCCGCGCTCAGCCGCCAGCGCAAGGTCGCGGACAGCCGCTCCGGCGACACCCAGACGATCCGGATCGACGCCGCCCGCCTCGACCGGCTCATCGACCTCGTCGGCGAGCTCGTCATCGCGCAGGCCAGCACCACCATGCTCGCGGCCGGCGCGGAGGCCCAGGGCGAGGTCACCCGGCTCATCGACGAGGTCCGGCACAGCGCGCTGTCGCTGCGCATGGTCCCGATCGGCATGACGCTGCGCCGCTTCGAACGCGTGGTCCGCGACGTCTGCGTCGACCTCGGCAAACAGGTGCAGCTCACCATCACCGGCGGTGACGCCGAGATGGACAAGGCCCTGGTCGAACGGATCAGCGACCCCCTGCTCCACCTGGTCCGCAACTCCCTCGACCACGGCATCGAACCGCCGGCCGAACGGGTGCGCTGCGGCAAACCCGCGGACGGCACGCTGCGGCTGCACGCCTACCACGACGCCGGCAACATCGTCATCGAGGTCGCCGACGACGGGCGCGGCCTGGACCGCGACCGGATCTTCGCCAAGGCCGTCGACCGCGGCCTGGTCCCCGCGACCGCCGCGCTGACCGACGCCGAGGTCTACGACCTCATCTTCGAACCCGGCTTCTCCACCGCCGAGACCGTGTCCAACCTGTCCGGCCGCGGCGTCGGCATGGACGTCGTACGCCGCAACGTGACCGCGCTGCGCGGCAGCATCGAGGTGGAGTCGGTCCGCGGCCACGGCGCCACGATCCGCATCCGGCTGCCACTGACGCTCGCCATCATCGACGGCTTCCTGGTCGGCGTCGGCCCGTCGTCGTTCATCGTGCCGCTGGACCGGGTGACCGAGTGCGTCGAACTGCCGCCGGGCCCACAGGGCCGCGACTGCATGAACCTGCGCGGCGAGGTGCTGCCGTTCATCCGGCTCCGGCAGATCTTCGGCATCCCCGGCCTGCCGGCCCGGCGCCAGAACGTGGTGGTGGTCGAGCAGAGCGGGCAGCGCACCGGCCTGGTGGTCGACGCGCTGCTCGGCGAGTTCCAGACCGTCATCAAGCCGCTCGGCCCGCTGTTCGCCAACCTCAAGGGCGTCAGCGGCTCCACGATCCTCGGCAACGGCGACGTCGCCCTCATCCTCGACGTCGGCCCCCTGGTCTCCGAACACACCGACCACGAACGCGCCCGCCAGGCCGTCGGCGTCGGCTGA
- a CDS encoding ZIP family metal transporter has product MLEAAFWGFVGGFALLVGAVLGLVRPVPDRVVGTVMAFGAGVLISTVSFDLVEEAFTEAGAVPVGVGILAGAVTFFAGDAIVDRRGGDDRKHPAANAGGAAFALVLGAMLDGIPESAAIGVSLLGGGAVSTAVVAGVFLSNVPESLSAAVGLRASGRSVRWILGLWAGVAVVSAVAAALGYALLGGAGPATVAVVQAFAAGAILTMLADTMVPVAVRYSGPLVGIVTCAGFLLAFMLTHA; this is encoded by the coding sequence ATGCTGGAAGCGGCGTTCTGGGGTTTCGTCGGCGGGTTCGCGCTGTTGGTCGGTGCCGTGCTCGGGCTGGTCCGCCCGGTGCCGGACCGGGTGGTCGGCACGGTGATGGCGTTCGGTGCCGGCGTGCTGATCTCCACCGTCTCGTTCGACCTGGTCGAGGAGGCGTTCACCGAGGCCGGCGCGGTGCCGGTCGGTGTCGGCATCCTGGCCGGCGCGGTCACGTTCTTCGCCGGTGACGCGATCGTCGACCGGCGCGGCGGCGACGACCGCAAGCATCCGGCCGCGAACGCCGGCGGTGCCGCGTTCGCGTTGGTGCTCGGCGCGATGCTGGACGGCATCCCGGAGTCGGCCGCGATCGGCGTCTCGCTGCTCGGCGGCGGCGCGGTCAGCACCGCGGTGGTCGCGGGCGTGTTCCTGTCCAACGTGCCGGAGTCGCTGTCGGCCGCGGTCGGGTTGCGCGCGTCCGGCCGGTCGGTGCGCTGGATCCTCGGCCTCTGGGCGGGCGTCGCGGTCGTCTCCGCGGTCGCGGCCGCGCTGGGTTACGCGCTGCTCGGCGGCGCGGGACCGGCCACGGTCGCGGTGGTGCAGGCGTTCGCGGCCGGTGCGATCCTGACCATGCTGGCGGACACGATGGTCCCGGTCGCGGTCCGGTACTCCGGCCCGCTGGTCGGCATCGTGACGTGCGCCGGCTTCCTGCTCGCGTTCATGCTGACGCACGCCTGA
- a CDS encoding sigma-70 family RNA polymerase sigma factor, with translation MTDVLTELEAYRPELTGYCYRMLGSAFEADDAVQDTMVRAWRGLDRFEGRSALRSWLYRIATNVCLSMLTGAQRRVRPMDLGPAGSGHATSPGTPLEDATWLGPIPDDPAVVVAGRETVRLAFVAALQHLPPRQRAVLILREVLSWSAAEVADLLDMTVAGVNSALQRARATLATTTPGDLRTVTDAAQNALLDRYVRAFEAYDMDALTALLHEDATLSMPPVPLWLRGRADIRAWMTGTGAGCRGSRLVPITINGLPGYAQYRTTGPWSLIALEITDGRIAAVTNFLDAARLFPRFGLPTTRPAGSGAAPAS, from the coding sequence ATGACCGACGTGCTGACCGAACTCGAGGCCTACCGGCCGGAGCTGACCGGGTACTGCTACCGCATGCTCGGCTCCGCGTTCGAGGCCGACGACGCGGTCCAGGACACGATGGTCCGGGCCTGGCGCGGCCTCGACCGCTTCGAGGGCCGGTCCGCGCTGCGCTCCTGGCTCTACCGGATCGCCACGAACGTGTGCCTGAGCATGCTGACCGGCGCGCAGCGACGCGTCCGCCCGATGGACCTCGGTCCGGCCGGCTCCGGTCACGCCACGTCACCGGGCACGCCGCTCGAGGACGCCACCTGGCTCGGCCCGATCCCGGACGACCCGGCCGTCGTCGTCGCCGGGCGGGAGACGGTGCGGCTCGCGTTCGTCGCCGCGCTCCAGCACCTGCCGCCCCGCCAGCGTGCCGTGCTGATCCTGCGCGAGGTGCTGTCCTGGTCCGCTGCCGAGGTCGCGGACCTGCTCGACATGACCGTCGCCGGCGTCAACAGCGCGCTCCAGCGGGCCCGCGCCACGCTCGCCACCACCACGCCCGGCGACCTGCGCACGGTCACCGACGCGGCGCAGAACGCGTTGCTCGACCGCTACGTGCGCGCGTTCGAGGCGTACGACATGGACGCGCTCACCGCGCTGCTGCACGAGGACGCGACGCTGTCCATGCCGCCGGTCCCGCTGTGGCTGCGCGGCCGGGCCGACATCCGCGCCTGGATGACCGGCACCGGCGCCGGCTGCCGCGGCTCCCGTCTCGTGCCCATCACGATCAACGGCCTTCCCGGTTACGCGCAGTACCGCACGACCGGCCCGTGGTCGCTGATCGCGCTGGAGATCACCGACGGCCGCATCGCCGCCGTCACGAACTTCCTCGACGCCGCGCGGCTGTTCCCCCGCTTCGGCCTGCCGACGACCCGCCCGGCCGGCTCCGGTGCGGCACCCGCGAGCTGA
- a CDS encoding alpha/beta fold hydrolase: MTYAEVNGINLYFEEVGEGSPLVLLHGGLGSGEMFGAILPALSARHRVILPDLQGHGRTADIDRPIDIRTMADDIAALIAHLGLDRPDVAGYSLGGGVALQLAIRHPGAVGRLVAASAGIRRDATDPEILAQQGQLTGAAVEFMKDTPMYELYQRVAPRPEDFPRLLDKIGESMAVDYDFTEEVRGLQVPTLIVAADADMCPVSHFAEVFALLDGGVRDGGWDGSGRPKGGHALAILPGLTHYNLVDSPLFAQVTLDFLARS, encoded by the coding sequence ATGACGTACGCCGAGGTCAACGGCATCAACCTGTACTTCGAAGAGGTCGGCGAGGGCAGCCCGCTGGTCCTGTTGCACGGCGGGCTCGGCAGCGGTGAGATGTTCGGGGCGATCCTGCCGGCGCTGTCCGCGCGGCACCGGGTGATCCTGCCGGACCTGCAGGGCCACGGCCGGACCGCGGACATCGACCGGCCGATCGACATCCGCACGATGGCGGACGACATCGCCGCGCTCATCGCCCACCTGGGCCTGGACCGGCCGGACGTGGCCGGCTACTCGCTGGGCGGCGGCGTCGCGCTGCAGCTCGCGATCCGCCACCCGGGCGCGGTCGGCCGCCTGGTCGCCGCGTCGGCCGGCATCCGCCGCGACGCCACCGACCCGGAGATCCTCGCCCAGCAGGGCCAGTTGACCGGGGCCGCGGTGGAGTTCATGAAGGACACGCCGATGTACGAGCTGTACCAGCGGGTGGCGCCCCGCCCGGAGGACTTCCCGCGCCTGCTCGACAAGATCGGCGAGTCGATGGCCGTCGACTACGACTTCACCGAGGAGGTCCGCGGCCTCCAGGTGCCCACGCTGATCGTCGCGGCGGACGCCGACATGTGCCCGGTCAGCCACTTCGCGGAGGTCTTCGCGCTGCTCGACGGCGGCGTGCGGGACGGCGGGTGGGACGGTTCGGGCCGGCCGAAGGGCGGTCACGCGCTGGCGATCCTTCCCGGCCTCACCCACTACAACCTGGTCGACTCCCCGCTGTTCGCCCAGGTCACCCTGGACTTCCTGGCCAGGTCCTGA